The nucleotide sequence TAGAACAAATAAAGCCTTATGGCCAATTTGTTGACGTTGAAGACGGACATATGCATGTCTATTCAATGGGAAGTGGAGAGAAAACAATTGTATTACTACCTGGTATGGGTGTTGGGCTTCCGACTGCTGATTTTGCACCACTCATGCGTAAACTCAGTGAAAAATACAAGGTTGTTATTGTCGAGTATTTTGGTGTAGGTTTTAGCAGTGAAACATCAAAGCCGCGTACCAGTGAAAATTATGTTGAAGAAATAAGAGCTGCACTGTACCAGGCGGGTTTTAAAGCACCGTATGTTTTGATGCCGCACTCAATATCAAGCGTTTATAGTGAGCATTATGCGGCAAAATATCCGGAAGAAGTAGAAGCTATTATCTCTCTTGACGGGACATCTACTGCTTTTTATGCAGAAATGCCGGCCGTTATAAAATCTATCCTTCCGATTGCAAAATTTCAACAAGCAATAGGCACCCTTTCATTTATAGCACCTTTAACCGTAAACAAAAAGAAACTACTTTCAAATGGATATTCAGAAAAAGAGATAAGTGAGATGGTTATCTTTGCGGGCTTTTCAATCAATAACACTCTTTTAGAGCAGATGGCAAGTTCCTCTGAATTTATAAAACAAACTATTGATTTACCATTCCCTGAATCTGTCCCGTATTTTAAAATCATTTCGAAACAGACCTACGAAACTTCGAATACACAGTTTAAGAAGGCTAAAATGACCCCCCAGGAATATCAATATAAACATCTTGAGCGGATTGGTAAACACGCAAAATATGAAGTACTAAATGGCACACATTTTATTTATTTAAACAATGTAGACCGAATTGCAAAGATTACTGAGGATTTATTATTCAATGCGGAGCCAATAAATGAAGAGAGTCCCCCACTAAGATAAAGCATTAGTATCAGTTCTGGTGAGTAAAATCTCTCGAATGGAAATATCTACAGAAAACCAATACGCGATTGAGGATAGAGAAATGATAGAGGCGGATAATGGAAGGTATATGAATATTCTCTATAACAGGAAAAGTTGTTTGAATTCCAGCTCACATGCCAGAAAATATTGAACGCTTTCGAACAACTGTAGCAGGCGCGTTATCATGATTTGAATACAAGGAAATAGACATTGCTTTACATTTGAATGATGATATCTTACAATTGCCGACAGTATGAAGATGGAGGGGAGAGCAACAATGAATAAAAGGTGGCTATTAAGCTTATTACTTGTAGCACTCGTATCTGTCACAGCCGCGTGCGGTAATGGAGAAGAAGCAGGGAAAGACACAAATAAGGAAGCAGAAACACAGCAAGAAGAGTCTGCAGAAAATAAGAAATCAGAAAAAACGAGCAAACAGCCAGAAATGCCGAAGCCTGACTTTGAAGGCGTACCTAAGGTAGTAGCTGTTGTAAATGGTGAAGATATTCCTCGAAAAGAGTTCGAAGATGTGTATACAGGTCAGTTCCAACAAGCAGCACTTCAATCTCAAATGTCTGGACAAGAAGTGAATCAGGAGCAATTGCGTAAACAGGTTGTAGATGGCATGGTAAACCAAGAGCTACTTACCCAAGAGGCAAACAGCGGAAACTATACGGCTTCAGAGGAAGAAGTTAATCAATTTCTCGATAAAGTCGTGAAGCAAAATGGACTTGAATCAAAAGAGAAACTGATGAAGATGCTTGAGAAGCAAGGAATGGACAAGGAAGAAGTCATGTCACAAGTAAAAACACAAGTGAAGGTCGACCAGCTTATCGAAAGCAAGCATGGTGAGGTCAAGGTAACCGAACAAGAACTGAAAAAAGCGTACGAACAGACGAAAAAAATGCAGTCTCAAATGGGTGGAGGAGAAAAAGCAAAAATGCCTTCATTTGAGGAAATGAAACCAAAATTGAAAGAGCAGGTAGAAGGGCAAAAGAAAGCAGAAGCCACTCAATCCATTGTGAAAAAGCTTCGTGAAGACGCAGAGGTAAAGATTAACCTTTAACATATGAAACAGAATTTTGAGCGATTCATTCCATTATTGTAGCTTTGGGGTGAATCGCTTATTTTTTTGATAAGCTATTCTTTCCCTTTCTCTTCGTCGGTTGTTCTGCTTCCAGATAAATCTTGATATAATAAGGGGAGTGCAAAACAAATGAAAAGGAGGGGAGGCTATGAAAGAGCTCCTCATTAAATACATGAAACGTTTTTCAAGCCTCAGTGAAGAAGAGCTAAGGAAACTTACGACCGATGTTCCTGTTGCTTCCTTTAAGAAAGGGACCATCCTGTTACAACAAGGAGATGTTCCTAATAAATGTTATTTTGTCTTAGAAGGCTGTGTTCGCCAATATGCTGTGAGTGCAGATGGAAAAGAGACTACGTTTAATTTTTTCACAGAAGAGCAAAGTGTTACGATCTTCAACCAACATGCTATTGATAAAGCTTCAAAATATTCACTTAGCTGTTTGGAAGATTGTACACTCGTAGTAGGTGATTTATCTACAGAGCAGGACATGTACGATAAACATCCGGTCTTACAAATGATGACCCGTAAAATGATTGAAGAAGATATCGGTAACATGCGTGATGATTTTGCTTCCTTCATCGCTTCTTCGCCGGAAGAGAGATACAATGCATTGGTCGAAAAGAGACCTGATTTGATCAACAGAGTGCCTCAGTATCAGCTAGCCAGTTATCTTGGAATTACGCCAGAATCCCTTAGTCGCATTAAAAAGCGCACAGAAGCAAGTCATCTGAGAGTTGTAGATTAATCGGCAGATGGCAGTTTTCTTCCTTTCGCCAATAGCCAAATACCAAAACCCAGTTCACCAAAAAACATTGGTATTATAAGAATGGTTTCCAATATTCCAGTTAAACGGTCAAGTTGAGGAATAAGTTGATACATGACATGAACAAGTGTATAGCTAAAACCAGCTACAACGACCAATCTGCTAATTAATTTGGGCACTTGATTTGATTTGCATGCTACAAAACCGGTAATTATAAGGTGCAACCCAAAGATAATCAGTCCCATTGACCAGATCGATTCAAAAGATGCAAACGATAACATAATTTGTGAAGCGGCTCTATCCACCGGTTCTCCAAACGAAGCTTTTGCAACGGTATTGTTGACAATAACTAGATGTGATACTGCTATTCCAAGCATTGCTGTGTAAAGCAAGCGAAGCAAACCAACTATTAACGCATGTTTTCGCTGAAATGGTTTCAAGAAAATATAAAACCCCCACGCGACTAATAAATCCATCATAATAATAACGATCCATCCGATAATTTCCAATTTAAACAATGAACCAGATGCTTGGATGTTTTTTAGTGTAGTTAAGCCATCACCATTAATAACGATCGAGCTGTGTACATATCCATATGAAAAAAATGCAGAAACGGTCATGATTAGCAAAGCTGCCCCGGAAATGATTGCAGCCTTTTGCTGTGTGTTTCGAGCTGTACTTGTTCTCATAAAGAACCTCCTCATACATGATTTCATGTATGAGTTTAACTTAGCTCTGCGTAGGCCTCATTGATTTAAGTCAAGAAATCAATTTTTTTGTATATGTGGGTTTCCTGACCAGACTAGGCGACTTTGACTTGAAGCTTATCGTTTTCCTCGCTTTGACATCCCGATTGCAAACTTTTCAAACCCAAACGTTTCATAATAAGCTTCTAAGCTTTCTTCACACATAAGTTGTGGAATAACACCATTTTGTTCACAATGTTCAATCATTCTTTTCATCATTTCTTTTCCGATACCGTTAGATTGGTGGCTTGGTAAAACACCTAGCCCGCAAATAATGCCAGTAATAACACCATCTGAAATAATTCGTCCCATGCCTATCAAATGTTCGCCATCATAGGCATAAATCGCATACCAGCTCTGTTTGCACATTTTTTCTAAATCAGAGGAGGTTAGCTTAAGTGAATTCCACCCTAAAGCTTCATATACAGTTTCTAACTCAGCAAAGTTATCTGGACCATTCATTGAATATGTTATCCGTTTTTCCATTAAAACAGCTCCTTCTATCCCAATTTGTTCAGCCAATCAACGAGAAGGTTGATCAATATATATTCCATCCTGACAATTCGGACAGATAACTTCATCATGCCATATTTCATCTATTGGTTTATTAGGATTTTCTAAAAGGTCATAAAGCACAAGCGAAACTTTACATGATTTACAGGCTTTATGTTACTTTTTTCTATAGTATTGTTTAACTTGTTGGTTAGCTGTTCTTCTTGCGACAATTAAGATTCGCAGGAATTATGGCAGTCCATCATTAGCAAGAAGAAAGTGCAACGAGAGGTTGTGGAGCAGTTTCAATTTGTTTACTCATTAAACCATGTCTGGCCGCGTTCTTCTTTTAATTTTCTCATCTTTTCGACCCACTTATCAATCTTATCGCGAATCGCAGCGGCTTTGGCATCAGTTTTATCACGGTTTTCTTCAGCGAGTGTGTAATACAATTCTTTGATGGCTTTCTGGCGTTTGTCAGACCATTCCTCCAATTGTGAGGCTTGTTCTTCTGAAATCCATTCATTGTCGGACATAACTTCAATGGCTTCATCGATTCGAAGCGTTTCACGCCAACCGATATACCAAAGCTTATGCGGGAACTCTTCTGCGTTATCATATTCATCTCCAATTTCCCAGCCGTCTGGAGCCATTGTATGTGCCCACGCTAAATCCATAAAGGACGGCAACCACTCATATTGAATCGTGTTTTCTAGCTCTTGTGGGTTATCAGCTTTATAGTAGTTTCCATTGCCAGCCTCTGCTACTTCCTTCAATTGATTTTCTGCTTCAGCATCTACATCAAATCCGATAATATTTACCGCATTGTTCGTGTTGCTTGCAGCAAGTGTTTTGCTGGCCTGAACAGGGTCACCGCCACATGTTTCAGCACCATCACTTACTATGTAAACCGTCGTTCCGCCTTCATATCCTTCACTCATGTCAGTCGCTTTTTGAATCGCTCCTGCAAGCGGGGTCCATCCTTTACTTTCAAATGAGTTAACCGCCTCTTGAAAGCTTTCTTTCTTGTATTCTCCCATTGGATAGATTTCTTCAATTCCGGAACATGACTTCTCCTTATCACTGTCAGCTTCAGAACCTTTATGGCCGTAGACAACGAGCGAAACCTCACTGGTTTGGCCAATGGATTGTGCGAAGCTTTTTACCGCATTCTTTGCAATCTGCATTTTCATCTTTCCGTCTGCTTGCAGCAGCATACTTGAGCTGGCATCAAGTAGAATGATTGCTTTACTAGGAGCTTCTTTCTTTTCTTGACTTTCTGATTTTGTCGGGTCAGGTAAATAAGGCTCTTGAAATTGAGGTTTATAGTTTTCTGATTGATCAATTACTTTTTCATAGTGTGGGCTTGCAAGCAGAGAGAGCAGCCCTTTCTTTATTGTGTCTATGTCATCAGCAGACTCTGTCAG is from Bacillus tianshenii and encodes:
- a CDS encoding Crp/Fnr family transcriptional regulator yields the protein MKELLIKYMKRFSSLSEEELRKLTTDVPVASFKKGTILLQQGDVPNKCYFVLEGCVRQYAVSADGKETTFNFFTEEQSVTIFNQHAIDKASKYSLSCLEDCTLVVGDLSTEQDMYDKHPVLQMMTRKMIEEDIGNMRDDFASFIASSPEERYNALVEKRPDLINRVPQYQLASYLGITPESLSRIKKRTEASHLRVVD
- a CDS encoding DUF4386 domain-containing protein, with protein sequence MRTSTARNTQQKAAIISGAALLIMTVSAFFSYGYVHSSIVINGDGLTTLKNIQASGSLFKLEIIGWIVIIMMDLLVAWGFYIFLKPFQRKHALIVGLLRLLYTAMLGIAVSHLVIVNNTVAKASFGEPVDRAASQIMLSFASFESIWSMGLIIFGLHLIITGFVACKSNQVPKLISRLVVVAGFSYTLVHVMYQLIPQLDRLTGILETILIIPMFFGELGFGIWLLAKGRKLPSAD
- a CDS encoding alpha/beta hydrolase, whose amino-acid sequence is MMIFGIIVGVIAVLMLIGWIIHSTYFKRKLEQIKPYGQFVDVEDGHMHVYSMGSGEKTIVLLPGMGVGLPTADFAPLMRKLSEKYKVVIVEYFGVGFSSETSKPRTSENYVEEIRAALYQAGFKAPYVLMPHSISSVYSEHYAAKYPEEVEAIISLDGTSTAFYAEMPAVIKSILPIAKFQQAIGTLSFIAPLTVNKKKLLSNGYSEKEISEMVIFAGFSINNTLLEQMASSSEFIKQTIDLPFPESVPYFKIISKQTYETSNTQFKKAKMTPQEYQYKHLERIGKHAKYEVLNGTHFIYLNNVDRIAKITEDLLFNAEPINEESPPLR
- a CDS encoding SurA N-terminal domain-containing protein, encoding MNKRWLLSLLLVALVSVTAACGNGEEAGKDTNKEAETQQEESAENKKSEKTSKQPEMPKPDFEGVPKVVAVVNGEDIPRKEFEDVYTGQFQQAALQSQMSGQEVNQEQLRKQVVDGMVNQELLTQEANSGNYTASEEEVNQFLDKVVKQNGLESKEKLMKMLEKQGMDKEEVMSQVKTQVKVDQLIESKHGEVKVTEQELKKAYEQTKKMQSQMGGGEKAKMPSFEEMKPKLKEQVEGQKKAEATQSIVKKLREDAEVKINL
- a CDS encoding VWA domain-containing protein codes for the protein MRRRSLLLVILTLFLLTACNNQEEAATKEVDKQEIEETKEPKQNYESIELDVSREALRNLPGGTMMEHLPYEEDVQEFNGFHLPELSPEVESKLPDKLQELTESADDIDTIKKGLLSLLASPHYEKVIDQSENYKPQFQEPYLPDPTKSESQEKKEAPSKAIILLDASSSMLLQADGKMKMQIAKNAVKSFAQSIGQTSEVSLVVYGHKGSEADSDKEKSCSGIEEIYPMGEYKKESFQEAVNSFESKGWTPLAGAIQKATDMSEGYEGGTTVYIVSDGAETCGGDPVQASKTLAASNTNNAVNIIGFDVDAEAENQLKEVAEAGNGNYYKADNPQELENTIQYEWLPSFMDLAWAHTMAPDGWEIGDEYDNAEEFPHKLWYIGWRETLRIDEAIEVMSDNEWISEEQASQLEEWSDKRQKAIKELYYTLAEENRDKTDAKAAAIRDKIDKWVEKMRKLKEERGQTWFNE
- a CDS encoding GNAT family N-acetyltransferase; amino-acid sequence: MEKRITYSMNGPDNFAELETVYEALGWNSLKLTSSDLEKMCKQSWYAIYAYDGEHLIGMGRIISDGVITGIICGLGVLPSHQSNGIGKEMMKRMIEHCEQNGVIPQLMCEESLEAYYETFGFEKFAIGMSKRGKR